AATATTTGTCCAGCAAACATTACATCCCACTGTTGTACAGCAGCAGTGCTCCGATAAGAGACTATCACttgttttcaaagaaaaacgTAAAACTCGTACAATTGTTGAAGTTGCAGAGTTACAacaatcaaatattttcaaaactctgAATGGCTAGACGTATtgattgataaaattcaaacgaggctgaagctagcagccagaattagcagccaaacgttctACTGTTCATTCAAATAAGGTaatgaagtttgaaaatttaaattttgtgaaatacctTGAACCACTAATTCTTTTCTAAAATTGTGAGGATTAAACTGAActacatttttctatttccaaaaagtttaaCACGTTTGGCTGCAAACtctggctgctagcttcagcttcaTGAAGTCcagtatttcaattcaaactCAGGAATAAGCCTCCGGATAAACATAGAATTCTGAACAATCGGCAGTATTTCATTGGTGCGAacataaaaacaattttgataTAGTTGATCACCGATTTGATATAGAGAAGGTGATTTAGTTACTTCAAGAACTGAACCTCAATTCACATTTCCAAATGTATTGCAATAAGCTGTTCatctgttttgaaaaatgacaattaCTAATCAATgacaatagaaataatttgaagTAATAAGCTTTATGCAAGTATATACATCAAagtaaaattcattaaaaatatagatTTTCAAAGTTCAGCAGACATGTGCAAACAGCATACAATATTTTGAAGTGGCAATAAATCACTCcgcaattaaaaatttcgaatttcctGCACTGCCTTGAATTCGAAACAGAACAGATTTCATACATGATATTGTTGGATGCACATACATACAAGcagtagggtaaaaaaaatgtttattcaaCAGGATTTAAGGATGAGGGATCATGATATCTACGCAAAAAAAGTGATCTCATAGACACAAGAATCTAATTACCAATTATGTAAATGGAATATAGTTATCACCAATAATTGTACCCATTCCATTTATAGATACATTGGAGCACAGATTTCGACTTAAATTTGACTCAATCAAGCAAAGAATACATGAAATGGTTCATAACTATTTCAATCTCTACATCATGAGCACAAAAACTTGAGCATCGTAAAATACGTAAGGCAACATATCAAAATGGGCAATAATGCGCTAGTGATAATTAACCATTATATGGATCAACTATTTCGTCACTTTACACATTGAAGAACTGAGAAAACACTAAATAGGTACCATATTGTTCTGAATATAAGCCAGTTTTTTGTCGTTGACATCACCCGCCAAAATTGTCCTAGTCTTATGCGCGGACCCGTTTTATGTGCgggtaactaaaaaaaatacccTGAAATATTGTCTCAGAATTGGGGGTCGTCTTATATGCGGGGCCGTTTTTACTCGGAGCAATACGGTAATTGTTTGATGCATATGAGTAGAGTGATATTGGATAGTAGATATTAATTGGGTAAGGTTTTGTTAGGCCAAATAGAACTCACATTGGGCGGACTGACCCTGAAAGACATTGTAGGGTTCGTTCTCATGGACATCTAACGCTGCAGCACGAATACGCTCTTGTTTAAGTGCTGCTGCGAGCGCATCATCATCAACTAAGCCACCTCGCGCTGTGTTGACCAAAAACGCTCCTGGTCTCATCTAAATTAGAATAAACATTACTATTATTCATATCATGTTATACATTCTGCAACATCAATTGAATAAATCTAAACATCGCAGTCATTCTTAATtaaagggaaaaaattacataatatAATGATTGCAACAGTTTTCACTGAATGGTGCtcatttttatcaacaatatCATTGGTGACTGGCTTTGTATGAAAAACTAGTTTAATGTAGTTTCACAagacaaaaatattcatattttttcaattttcttagtATCAATAGTGAGTCTGTATCATTGCGCGTTCAAATTTCGTGTAATAGCAGAAAACTAGTGCTAAAAATCAAATCCATCTACAGTTCGAGTATTTATCAAGGATCATTGACATATATTATTAACGATGAAGTAATCGACAGTTTGACATCAATTATTCCATTACTCTAGCAAGATCCTAATACAAAACAGAAAATATGTAAGCCGACTGCTGACTTCTGTTACAGAAGGGCGCTGTTATTCGTCGAAACTGAAACTGTGAGATGGTATCTCTTGAGGCTTCACTTAAACATCAAATTGTAACAAGGCGCCGTACCTATACGATACATGGTTTAACGGATCCCCATACTATTGTTAATGCCAGTACAGTTACTTCACATGGGTCGGAACAGTGCCTCAAAGTGTATAATTCCTCAAGTCCATAGCACTTTAGAGCAGATTATAGTCCGAATTAAAGTAGGATTTCACATATTTGCCAACGTACCAGttttgtaggaaaaaaaaaaaaaagaaaaaaaaatgtgttccAGCATAATTCTGTGATCACATTATTGTTCAATGTCAAAAGCGTGCTAAAAATCTGTGAAGTTTGGTTCCTCGAAAAGATCATCTCTTATCTCATCAAcgtttatttaacaatagCTAGTCATTAAATTTCAACTTCTTCTCATTTACCCGCTTAAAATAGTTAATTACCTGTTTAATCGTAAATTCGTTGATTAGGTGATGATTGTGTTCGTTCAAGGTACAGTGTAGAGATACACAGTCTGATTGAAATAGGAGGTCCTAAGTACAAAAACGAAGATATATTTAAGACATggatattaataatttatggTGAAGTGAAAGTATCGAATATCATAACATTCATTGTTGAAACAATCTGGTAGATACAAGATGACAATACAAGCAAGCTGCTGGCTAAATTACCTGCtttgaataatataatgatTATACGTCAGTTGATAAATTTACCTGTAATGTATAAACCCTGGTCAGACCCAGAGATTTTTCAATGCCATCAGGAAGGTATGGGTCATAGAAAATGACATTGAAACCAAAGGCTTTGGCACGTAGAGCAACTGCCGAACCAATCCTACCAAGCCCCACGATACCGAGTGTATCACCACGTATCCTTGCACATCCTTGCGCTGCCTCTCTCACCTAAATTATTACCAACCACAAACATTTATTATTCAAGTTTTTGATATCAAACATTACATTTTTGTATGTCATAAGGGAGGAAGTTAATTGAAATGGTAAAGAGAACCTTATCGAAAACTATCCTCCAAataaagtttatttataaacattCAAATTAAGTCCCAATTATAAACTAATGGTAAAAGGAATGtggaacattttcaaaaacattatTTCTTTCTCGATAATCTAATTCATCATCAATATCAATTGATTTTAGCATCTGAAGGCGCATAAGCTGTGATTAGTGGAAATGGAGTACCATAAAAAGGGCTTCTGCATATTGATGTTGCAAATCTAGATTaactattttgaaatttatttccattttcaagcatgatttaattaaattttagaGTGTGTAAAACATGACTTGTCGTATTTAAATTGACCCAATGTATCAGGAATTATCGGAAGATACAggtaacaaaaagaaaaatatttcaacaaacttTTGTGATACAATTCTAATTTCGTCACAATAATCACCTGTTCAGGCCCTGTGAATTTCTTGCCTTCACGAACCATGTTTGCAAGCCAATAGGTACGTCGGTAAAGATTTAGAATCAGACATAAAGTAGTATCTGCAACCTCTTCAACTCCGTAGCCAGGTACATTGCAGACAGCAATTCCAAGTTCGCCAGCTGCTTTAACGTCGATATTGTCCACTCCGGATCCAATCCTCACAATGATACGCagagttttaaatttttcgaggTCCTCCTTTGTCAGTATGATAGTGTGCCACATCAGCGCACCCACCGCTTCGTTTAATAcctagaaataaaaatattatagtgAACAAAAACATTCgattataatttgaaattgacatgattacttcaaatttcgtattttcattttcgtactGAATTTCCAAGTCGGGCAGATAAGTACAACTAAACTTGCTCTCGTGCCTTCAATCATGTTCAGTGTATAGCAGATTACCAAAGTTAACGCAACGTTAGTAGAAGATCGGCAGCTGTACATCACAAGGGAAGagaagttgattttttttttgcagtttaTGGAGTACTggctattttataataaaaatgattaggTCACTCGAGATGcactagaaaatttttaatgccaAAGGAACGTAATACGTACATTAGATGTTTGAACACGGCTATGTAATATAACACTCCTTGCAAATTCCGAGTTTTCTATAATCTAATTGAGTTCAGTTTTTTAACGAGTAATTGAATCTCTTCTATTAATTGAATCAGTTATTTGTCTAACATAATGGAGGCAGCC
Above is a genomic segment from Neodiprion pinetum isolate iyNeoPine1 chromosome 1, iyNeoPine1.2, whole genome shotgun sequence containing:
- the CtBP gene encoding C-terminal-binding protein isoform X5; this translates as MDKRKMMPKRPRMENLRGPIANGPIQTRPLVALLDGRDCSIEMPILKDVATVAFCDAQSTSEIHEKVLNEAVGALMWHTIILTKEDLEKFKTLRIIVRIGSGVDNIDVKAAGELGIAVCNVPGYGVEEVADTTLCLILNLYRRTYWLANMVREGKKFTGPEQVREAAQGCARIRGDTLGIVGLGRIGSAVALRAKAFGFNVIFYDPYLPDGIEKSLGLTRVYTLQDLLFQSDCVSLHCTLNEHNHHLINEFTIKQMRPGAFLVNTARGGLVDDDALAAALKQERIRAAALDVHENEPYNVFQGQSAQCPLKDAPNLLCTPHAAFYSDASCTELREMAASEIRRAIVGRIPDCLRNCVNKEYFLSSTGSKDVIYRSLD
- the CtBP gene encoding C-terminal-binding protein isoform X2, producing MDKRKMMPKRPRMENLRGPIANGPIQTRPLVALLDGRDCSIEMPILKDVATVAFCDAQSTSEIHEKVLNEAVGALMWHTIILTKEDLEKFKTLRIIVRIGSGVDNIDVKAAGELGIAVCNVPGYGVEEVADTTLCLILNLYRRTYWLANMVREGKKFTGPEQVREAAQGCARIRGDTLGIVGLGRIGSAVALRAKAFGFNVIFYDPYLPDGIEKSLGLTRVYTLQDLLFQSDCVSLHCTLNEHNHHLINEFTIKQMRPGAFLVNTARGGLVDDDALAAALKQERIRAAALDVHENEPYNVFQGQSAQCPLKDAPNLLCTPHAAFYSDASCTELREMAASEIRRAIVGRIPDCLRNCVNKEYFLSSTGYPEGINGGYYAGTLPVQQAHSTTPHDSAPPPPSGHSVVGGGGGGGGPNSSTGGGGGGGPTGPTGPSVGGGGAGGPASAPSAGGLPVLPHSIVSDPDPRPSPSAPSPR
- the CtBP gene encoding C-terminal-binding protein isoform X3, yielding MDKRKMMPKRPRMENLRGPIANGPIQTRPLVALLDGRDCSIEMPILKDVATVAFCDAQSTSEIHEKVLNEAVGALMWHTIILTKEDLEKFKTLRIIVRIGSGVDNIDVKAAGELGIAVCNVPGYGVEEVADTTLCLILNLYRRTYWLANMVREGKKFTGPEQVREAAQGCARIRGDTLGIVGLGRIGSAVALRAKAFGFNVIFYDPYLPDGIEKSLGLTRVYTLQDLLFQSDCVSLHCTLNEHNHHLINEFTIKQMRPGAFLVNTARGGLVDDDALAAALKQERIRAAALDVHENEPYNVFQGPLKDAPNLLCTPHAAFYSDASCTELREMAASEIRRAIVGRIPDCLRNCVNKEYFLSSTGSYPEGINGGYYAGTLPVQQAHSTTPHDSAPPPPSGHSVVGGGGGGGGPNSSTGGGGGGGPTGPTGPSVGGGGAGGPASAPSAGGLPVLPHSIVSDPDPRPSPSAPSPR
- the CtBP gene encoding C-terminal-binding protein isoform X4; translation: MDKRKMMPKRPRMENLRGPIANGPIQTRPLVALLDGRDCSIEMPILKDVATVAFCDAQSTSEIHEKVLNEAVGALMWHTIILTKEDLEKFKTLRIIVRIGSGVDNIDVKAAGELGIAVCNVPGYGVEEVADTTLCLILNLYRRTYWLANMVREGKKFTGPEQVREAAQGCARIRGDTLGIVGLGRIGSAVALRAKAFGFNVIFYDPYLPDGIEKSLGLTRVYTLQDLLFQSDCVSLHCTLNEHNHHLINEFTIKQMRPGAFLVNTARGGLVDDDALAAALKQERIRAAALDVHENEPYNVFQGQSAQCPLKDAPNLLCTPHAAFYSDASCTELREMAASEIRRAIVGRIPDCLRNCVNKEYFLSSTGSYPEGINGGYYAGTLPVQQAHSTTPHDSAPPPPSGHSVVGGGGGGGGPNSSTGGGGGGGPTGPTGPSVGGGGAGGPASAPSAD
- the CtBP gene encoding C-terminal-binding protein isoform X1, with product MDKRKMMPKRPRMENLRGPIANGPIQTRPLVALLDGRDCSIEMPILKDVATVAFCDAQSTSEIHEKVLNEAVGALMWHTIILTKEDLEKFKTLRIIVRIGSGVDNIDVKAAGELGIAVCNVPGYGVEEVADTTLCLILNLYRRTYWLANMVREGKKFTGPEQVREAAQGCARIRGDTLGIVGLGRIGSAVALRAKAFGFNVIFYDPYLPDGIEKSLGLTRVYTLQDLLFQSDCVSLHCTLNEHNHHLINEFTIKQMRPGAFLVNTARGGLVDDDALAAALKQERIRAAALDVHENEPYNVFQGQSAQCPLKDAPNLLCTPHAAFYSDASCTELREMAASEIRRAIVGRIPDCLRNCVNKEYFLSSTGSYPEGINGGYYAGTLPVQQAHSTTPHDSAPPPPSGHSVVGGGGGGGGPNSSTGGGGGGGPTGPTGPSVGGGGAGGPASAPSAGGLPVLPHSIVSDPDPRPSPSAPSPR